In a single window of the Luteolibacter yonseiensis genome:
- a CDS encoding four helix bundle protein: MSEEVEKERKRESLEERLLEYAAACIRSAERLPGSTAGRHVCGQLIRAGTAPMAHHGEAQGGESADDFIHNMSIALKELRESERWLQLIVRVPMLEDVGPLTKILKESDELQRTFYASIQTARLKSKRRPPL, from the coding sequence ATGAGTGAAGAAGTAGAGAAAGAGAGAAAGCGTGAATCTCTGGAAGAACGTTTGCTCGAATATGCCGCCGCTTGTATCCGCAGCGCCGAAAGGCTTCCGGGAAGCACTGCAGGTAGGCATGTTTGCGGACAGTTGATCCGCGCGGGGACGGCTCCCATGGCTCATCACGGCGAGGCCCAAGGTGGCGAATCTGCTGATGATTTCATTCATAATATGTCCATCGCGCTTAAAGAACTTCGGGAGTCCGAACGTTGGTTACAATTGATTGTCCGCGTGCCGATGCTGGAAGATGTCGGACCATTGACAAAAATCCTCAAGGAATCAGACGAGCTTCAAAGGACTTTTTATGCTTCCATCCAGACCGCCCGTCTTAAATCCAAACGCCGTCCACCTCTCTGA
- a CDS encoding DUF1553 domain-containing protein yields MNPAFRTLLPIFSGCVLSGEVIAEDAPISFNESIQPILSENCYHCHGPDSGTREPKKEPLRLDREKFAFQNREDGKPVIVKGDAAASLLVQLIKSKNPDEVMPPVKSHNQLTAEEIVLVEKWVQQGAKYEEHWSFIPPKRAEVPKVAAPQLVNNPIDAFIQEKLSEKALAPGPDEDPRTLVRRAALDLTGLLPDAADVEAFVKNPTKEAYQKYLDKLFATPAYAEHRTRYWLDYSRYADTHGLHFDNVRSIWPYRDYVIRSFASNKPYDAFVREQLAGDMIPASSADTWIATGYVRCNVSTNEGGTIPEEVHANNTRDRAEAFGATFLGLTVGCAACHDHKFDPTAQRDFYSLAAFFNNTAEKAWDENIADTQPVLRVPADDKRAEFDAAIVRRSQAAANYEKRRAAAPVNFKKWLSGGHKPSVVSPTDLQLRLKLDEGKGDVVKNSAPGAKTPDYKADTNPLVWGEQVWLWPSARMEIATNLVMPDQGDFESDESFSASMWINLRMKTSNATTGNGPLLARMGDASMENHRGWDFFIDGDKLVVHIISKWPDQAIRADTPGIPRGEWVHVGFSYDGSAKGEGVKFYVNGQERPTSTPTNTLKPGLTIRNKLPLQLGVRAGGERMRETAYQDVRLYHRKLDAAEFARLPYEDLSAEILAASPDPQKWTARQRFVALDQYFLPSADPEAARFKKEMEAADADIERLGKDGMATLITRERETPATAWVLDRGVYSARKEMVVPATPDFLPLPNQSSNRLELAEWLFKPENPLFARVTVNRIWQEVFGTGLVETPDDFGIMGARPSNEKLLDWLAVEFRESGWNVRHMYELLLTSHAYRQSSQVTPEALAADQGNRLLSRGPRFRMDAEVLRDTALQASGLLATKVGGPPVKSYQPEGLWEAVSMPESNTLHYKQDSGEALYRRSMYSFWKRFAPPPSLETFDATAREVVCSRRARTNTPLQALVSMNDPQFFEAARKLAERAIQNSSQPAERFNYLSETLMARPLAQKEVNQLTKQLEAFSKHYRENAQDAKDVLTTGEAPANPSLDPIEVATWAMMCNQFLNLDETLTK; encoded by the coding sequence ATGAATCCTGCTTTCCGTACTTTGCTGCCGATTTTTTCCGGATGTGTCTTGTCCGGCGAGGTCATTGCGGAGGATGCGCCCATTTCATTCAATGAGTCGATCCAACCGATCCTTTCGGAAAATTGTTATCATTGTCACGGCCCGGACTCGGGCACACGCGAGCCGAAGAAAGAGCCGCTCCGGTTGGACCGGGAGAAATTCGCATTTCAGAATCGCGAGGATGGCAAGCCTGTGATCGTGAAGGGGGATGCCGCCGCTTCCCTGCTGGTGCAGCTCATCAAGTCGAAGAATCCGGACGAGGTGATGCCACCTGTGAAATCCCATAACCAACTGACGGCCGAGGAAATCGTGTTGGTGGAGAAATGGGTGCAACAGGGGGCGAAGTATGAGGAGCATTGGTCCTTCATTCCGCCGAAGCGTGCGGAGGTTCCGAAGGTTGCCGCCCCCCAGTTGGTGAACAATCCCATCGATGCGTTCATCCAGGAGAAACTTTCGGAAAAGGCACTGGCTCCCGGTCCGGATGAGGACCCCCGCACGCTCGTCCGCCGGGCCGCGCTGGACCTTACCGGACTTCTGCCGGATGCGGCGGACGTGGAGGCTTTCGTCAAGAATCCGACCAAGGAAGCATATCAGAAGTATCTTGATAAACTTTTCGCGACACCGGCATACGCCGAGCACCGGACCCGCTATTGGTTGGACTACTCGCGCTATGCGGACACACACGGGCTGCATTTCGACAACGTGCGCTCGATCTGGCCGTACCGCGACTATGTCATCCGTTCGTTCGCCTCGAACAAACCCTATGACGCCTTCGTCCGCGAGCAGCTTGCCGGAGACATGATTCCGGCCAGCTCGGCGGATACATGGATCGCCACGGGCTATGTGCGTTGCAACGTTTCGACCAACGAAGGCGGCACCATTCCGGAGGAGGTGCATGCCAACAATACCCGGGATCGCGCCGAGGCGTTCGGCGCGACATTCCTCGGCCTGACGGTGGGATGCGCCGCCTGCCATGATCACAAGTTCGACCCCACGGCCCAGCGGGATTTCTATTCGCTTGCCGCGTTTTTCAACAACACCGCCGAGAAGGCGTGGGATGAGAACATCGCCGACACCCAGCCCGTGCTCCGCGTCCCCGCGGATGACAAGCGCGCGGAGTTCGACGCGGCGATCGTCCGCCGTTCGCAGGCGGCGGCGAATTATGAGAAACGCCGGGCCGCCGCGCCCGTGAATTTCAAAAAATGGCTTTCCGGCGGACACAAGCCATCGGTTGTTTCTCCGACGGACCTGCAACTCCGTCTGAAGCTGGACGAAGGGAAGGGAGACGTTGTGAAAAACTCCGCTCCCGGGGCGAAGACGCCGGACTACAAGGCGGACACGAACCCCCTCGTCTGGGGCGAGCAGGTGTGGCTCTGGCCGTCCGCGAGGATGGAGATCGCCACGAATCTCGTGATGCCGGATCAGGGAGACTTCGAGTCGGACGAATCGTTCTCCGCGTCCATGTGGATCAATCTCCGGATGAAGACGAGCAACGCCACCACCGGCAACGGTCCGCTTCTCGCCCGCATGGGTGACGCATCCATGGAAAACCATCGCGGCTGGGATTTTTTCATCGATGGTGACAAGCTCGTGGTGCACATCATTTCCAAGTGGCCGGACCAGGCCATCCGCGCCGACACGCCGGGTATTCCGCGCGGCGAGTGGGTGCACGTGGGATTCAGCTATGACGGCTCCGCCAAGGGGGAAGGCGTGAAATTCTACGTGAATGGACAAGAGCGCCCGACGAGCACTCCGACGAACACCCTCAAGCCCGGGCTGACCATCAGGAACAAGCTGCCGCTGCAACTCGGCGTGCGGGCCGGTGGCGAGCGCATGCGCGAAACGGCCTATCAGGACGTGCGCCTCTATCATCGCAAGCTCGATGCCGCGGAGTTCGCCCGCCTGCCTTATGAGGATCTCAGCGCCGAAATCCTCGCCGCCTCACCAGATCCTCAGAAATGGACGGCCCGCCAGCGGTTCGTCGCCCTCGATCAGTATTTCCTGCCATCCGCCGATCCGGAGGCCGCCCGTTTCAAAAAGGAAATGGAGGCCGCCGACGCCGACATCGAGCGCCTTGGCAAGGATGGCATGGCCACCCTCATCACGCGCGAGCGTGAGACTCCGGCAACCGCGTGGGTGTTGGATCGCGGGGTTTACTCGGCGCGGAAGGAAATGGTCGTACCCGCCACGCCGGATTTCCTGCCTCTGCCGAACCAATCCTCGAACCGGCTCGAACTCGCGGAATGGTTGTTCAAGCCCGAGAATCCGCTCTTCGCCCGCGTCACCGTGAATCGTATCTGGCAGGAGGTCTTCGGCACCGGCCTCGTGGAGACTCCGGACGACTTCGGCATCATGGGCGCGCGCCCTTCCAATGAAAAATTGCTGGACTGGCTTGCCGTCGAATTCCGCGAGTCCGGCTGGAATGTAAGGCATATGTACGAGCTGCTGCTCACCTCGCACGCCTACCGGCAGAGCAGCCAGGTGACACCGGAGGCGCTCGCCGCGGATCAGGGCAACCGTCTGCTCTCCCGTGGTCCGCGTTTCCGGATGGATGCCGAGGTGCTGCGTGACACCGCCCTTCAGGCATCCGGCCTGCTTGCGACGAAGGTCGGCGGACCGCCGGTGAAGTCCTACCAACCCGAAGGTCTGTGGGAGGCCGTCTCCATGCCCGAGTCGAACACGCTGCACTACAAGCAGGATTCCGGCGAGGCGCTCTACCGCCGGTCCATGTATTCCTTCTGGAAACGGTTCGCTCCGCCGCCGTCGCTGGAGACCTTCGACGCCACCGCCCGCGAGGTGGTTTGTTCCCGCCGTGCGAGGACCAACACACCGTTGCAAGCGCTGGTCAGCATGAATGATCCGCAGTTCTTCGAAGCGGCCCGCAAGCTCGCGGAGCGCGCGATCCAGAATTCCAGCCAACCGGCGGAACGCTTCAATTATCTCTCGGAAACCCTGATGGCCCGTCCGCTTGCCCAGAAGGAGGTGAACCAACTCACCAAGCAACTGGAGGCTTTCTCCAAGCACTACCGCGAGAACGCCCAGGACGCGAAGGACGTCCTCACCACCGGTGAAGCTCCGGCGAACCCCTCGCTCGACCCCATCGAAGTCGCCACCTGGGCGATGATGTGCAACCAGTTCCTCAACCTCGACGAAACCCTGACGAAATGA
- a CDS encoding DUF1501 domain-containing protein, protein MDLPIPPELKAEWHALASRRQFLSRAGKSLAWASVAGLFAKNGNSLQAAEMQAALLPHFAPKAKRAIYLFMAGAPSQIETWDYKPNLSAHFDKDLPESVRGGQQLTGMTASQTRFPVAPSIFKFQQHGKAGHWVSELFPHLAKVSDDFAVMKSLHTDAINHEPAILLANSGNMNPGKPSIGSWISYGLGSMNDDLPSFVVLTSKLATTNNIQALSSRLWSAGFLSPDHAGVALRSGGNPVIHLSNPKGVPPAIRRAMIDGVADMNRQLYERIGDPETNARIAQYEMAFRMQTSVPELTDLSNEPQSIWDMYGPKAKEPGTYAYNCLMARRLAERGVRFTQIFHRGWDNHTNLPTNIKTLSEDIDQPTAALMADLKQRGLLDDTLVVWGGEFGRTVYSQGGLTADNYGRDHHPRCFSMWMAGGGAKAGAVYGETDDFSYNIVKDPMHIRDLNATILHLLGVDHERLSFKFQGLDQKLTGVEPARVVREVLA, encoded by the coding sequence ATGGATCTTCCGATTCCGCCCGAGCTCAAGGCCGAGTGGCACGCGCTTGCCTCACGGCGGCAGTTTTTGTCCCGGGCTGGGAAATCGCTGGCGTGGGCCAGTGTCGCAGGGCTTTTCGCGAAGAACGGGAACTCGCTCCAGGCTGCGGAAATGCAGGCGGCGCTGCTTCCGCATTTCGCACCGAAGGCGAAACGGGCGATCTATCTTTTCATGGCCGGCGCGCCGTCCCAGATCGAGACATGGGACTACAAGCCGAACCTTTCCGCTCATTTCGACAAGGATCTGCCGGAGTCGGTCAGGGGTGGCCAGCAGCTCACGGGGATGACCGCGTCGCAGACGCGGTTCCCGGTGGCTCCTTCCATTTTCAAATTCCAGCAGCACGGGAAAGCGGGCCACTGGGTGAGCGAGCTTTTCCCACATCTCGCGAAGGTGTCGGACGACTTCGCCGTGATGAAGTCCCTCCATACGGATGCGATCAACCACGAGCCCGCCATCCTGCTGGCGAACTCGGGAAACATGAATCCGGGCAAGCCTTCGATCGGGTCGTGGATTTCCTACGGCCTCGGTTCGATGAACGACGATCTGCCGAGCTTCGTCGTGCTCACTTCCAAGCTGGCGACGACGAACAACATCCAGGCGCTTTCATCGCGCCTGTGGTCGGCGGGATTCCTTTCTCCGGATCACGCGGGTGTCGCCTTGCGTTCGGGGGGAAACCCGGTGATCCATTTGTCCAATCCCAAGGGCGTCCCTCCGGCGATCCGGCGGGCGATGATCGACGGCGTGGCCGACATGAACCGCCAGCTCTACGAACGCATCGGCGATCCCGAGACGAACGCGCGCATCGCCCAGTATGAAATGGCGTTCCGCATGCAGACCTCCGTGCCGGAGCTGACGGATCTTTCCAACGAACCCCAGTCCATCTGGGACATGTACGGACCAAAGGCGAAGGAGCCGGGCACCTATGCCTACAACTGCCTGATGGCCCGCCGTCTGGCCGAGCGGGGGGTGCGCTTCACCCAGATCTTCCATCGCGGTTGGGACAATCACACGAACCTGCCGACAAACATCAAAACCCTCTCGGAAGACATCGACCAACCCACCGCCGCGCTCATGGCGGACCTGAAGCAGCGCGGCCTCCTGGACGACACGCTCGTGGTATGGGGAGGGGAGTTCGGTCGCACGGTTTATTCCCAAGGCGGGCTCACGGCGGACAATTACGGGCGTGACCATCACCCGCGCTGCTTCTCGATGTGGATGGCGGGTGGCGGGGCGAAAGCCGGGGCGGTCTATGGCGAGACCGATGATTTCTCGTATAACATCGTCAAGGATCCGATGCACATCCGGGATCTGAACGCGACGATCCTCCATCTTCTCGGCGTGGACCACGAACGCCTTAGTTTCAAGTTCCAGGGACTGGACCAGAAACTGACAGGGGTCGAACCCGCGCGGGTGGTGAGGGAGGTGCTCGCCTAG
- a CDS encoding family 16 glycoside hydrolase, whose product MRRFFSVVAAVLLAGLAHAQGPAMKPGVTVWVYELGQSLREIPVLVDGQTPNAAEDYPAVDFTGSWPTGYGAPVSQYYLGHVWGKLVVPVSGTYEFRLTSDDGAKFFVGESATLVIDNDQPDLHSSQATLSLLAGSYPFYLDFYQNTGGSRLLLEWKPPGASEFVKMPSSAFETEDGQIHVTSPGTKNFYYEDGEGGTAGGPGDGRPLTGVHPGFKLVNFRPAGFQPRVGGMDFLPDGRLAICTWDTVGAVYLLGNLNGPGAVTVKRFAEGLGEPLGLKVVNGSIYVTQKQEVTRLVDLDGDDMADEYVAVAHGWPASFNYHEFAFNLVHKDGYFWVTTSTPLKGGDTAYLPGSQPAYPVPNGPGSLLRINEATRTWQIMASGLRTPNGLGIGMDGELFGGDNQGDWLPSSRINHIRPGEFYGHQVNPAGTTAAKAPALWLPHGEISNSPAQPVIIPSGAYAGQMLFAELTHGGINRVFMEKINGEYQGVVFQFTQGLETGMNRLVWGPDGSLYAGGLGAGGNWNWNNKTFGLQKLQPNGLTTFEIQSIRARADGFIVEFTQPVPYAIASQAANYQVQQYGYTPTISYGGPKVGTVTRSVTDIGVSQDRRKVFLKIPSLENGKVAYFRIRNFKNDNNVSPWATEAWYTLNQRPAAAGPDFVPLNPPTEPTSPVAPVQTIVYEAEDATRVGVRVGTDNLGFTGTGFADYVANSGEYVEWTVNAAHAGAHTISFRYANNGTGNRPLEIQTNGQAGSRVTLPFSLTGGWTNYVMTPPLAVTLNKGINTIRATSTGSSGANVDHLALSGPPAPPTNAWVLFDGTTATRDAQWRRDADGTSPNWPVTNGAMAVDSDSLPNDISTVQRFKDFRLHAEWLSPAGGTGQEAGNSGIKLQRSYEIQILNTPAGATLANNDAGALYLQRPASQNASLGAGAWQGYDIWFTAARWSGDTKVSNARATVRWNGMLVHDDVEIPDSTGASAAESSGLHALLLQAHSSAAIGRVQFRNIWVMPADTFDQQWDAWRTDNGIIATEPDADSDNDGISNRWEYAMGSDPKTAGRKKGAHSLVPQMEIVEQEDVRYLQFTYLRRIDSAARGLRFSVETSSTLGAGSWTARSASEVAPPVATGDGITEMCTIRTDVPIAGDATSLFCRLGVEMLK is encoded by the coding sequence ATGAGACGATTTTTTTCAGTTGTCGCGGCTGTTTTGCTGGCAGGCCTCGCCCACGCCCAAGGTCCGGCGATGAAACCCGGCGTGACGGTCTGGGTCTATGAACTGGGCCAGTCGCTGCGTGAGATCCCCGTGCTGGTGGATGGCCAGACACCGAACGCCGCGGAGGACTATCCGGCGGTGGACTTCACCGGAAGCTGGCCCACCGGCTACGGTGCGCCGGTTTCGCAATACTATCTGGGCCACGTGTGGGGAAAACTCGTCGTGCCGGTGAGCGGGACTTATGAATTCCGCCTCACCAGCGATGACGGCGCGAAATTTTTCGTCGGAGAGAGCGCCACGCTGGTGATCGACAACGACCAGCCGGATCTCCATTCCAGCCAGGCGACGCTGAGCCTGCTCGCGGGGAGTTATCCGTTCTACCTGGATTTCTATCAGAATACCGGTGGCTCCCGTTTGTTGCTGGAGTGGAAACCGCCGGGAGCGTCGGAGTTCGTCAAGATGCCCTCCAGTGCTTTCGAGACGGAAGACGGCCAGATCCACGTGACTTCCCCAGGCACCAAGAATTTCTATTATGAGGACGGCGAGGGGGGGACCGCCGGGGGACCGGGAGACGGTCGTCCGCTCACGGGCGTGCACCCCGGGTTCAAGCTGGTGAATTTCCGCCCCGCCGGGTTCCAGCCGCGCGTGGGTGGGATGGACTTCCTGCCGGACGGGCGGCTCGCGATCTGTACATGGGATACGGTGGGGGCGGTCTATCTGTTGGGAAATCTCAACGGGCCCGGTGCCGTGACGGTGAAAAGATTCGCAGAAGGTCTTGGTGAGCCGCTTGGGCTCAAGGTGGTGAACGGGAGCATCTATGTCACCCAGAAGCAGGAAGTCACCCGGTTGGTCGATCTCGATGGGGACGACATGGCCGACGAATACGTCGCGGTGGCCCATGGTTGGCCCGCGTCGTTCAATTACCACGAGTTCGCCTTCAACCTCGTCCACAAGGACGGTTACTTCTGGGTCACCACCTCCACTCCGTTGAAGGGTGGGGACACCGCCTACCTGCCGGGTTCCCAGCCTGCCTATCCGGTGCCGAACGGTCCCGGATCATTGCTGAGGATCAATGAGGCCACGCGTACCTGGCAGATCATGGCCAGCGGCCTGCGCACGCCGAACGGACTGGGCATCGGGATGGATGGCGAGTTGTTCGGCGGTGACAACCAGGGGGATTGGCTGCCGTCCTCGCGGATCAACCACATCAGGCCCGGCGAGTTCTACGGTCACCAGGTGAATCCCGCGGGCACCACCGCCGCGAAGGCCCCGGCTCTCTGGCTGCCACACGGCGAGATTTCCAACTCGCCCGCCCAACCGGTCATTATTCCGAGTGGTGCGTATGCCGGACAAATGCTTTTCGCGGAACTCACCCATGGCGGCATCAACCGTGTCTTCATGGAAAAGATCAACGGAGAATACCAGGGCGTGGTCTTCCAATTCACCCAAGGTCTGGAGACCGGAATGAACCGCCTCGTCTGGGGACCGGACGGCTCGCTCTATGCCGGAGGACTCGGCGCGGGCGGGAACTGGAACTGGAACAACAAGACCTTCGGCCTGCAGAAGCTCCAGCCGAACGGACTCACCACCTTCGAGATCCAGAGCATCCGCGCGCGGGCGGACGGCTTCATCGTGGAATTCACCCAGCCGGTGCCGTATGCGATCGCCTCGCAGGCCGCCAACTACCAGGTCCAGCAGTATGGATACACTCCGACGATCAGCTATGGCGGACCGAAAGTCGGCACCGTCACCCGCAGCGTCACCGACATCGGCGTGTCGCAGGACCGCCGGAAGGTTTTCCTGAAAATCCCGTCTTTGGAGAATGGCAAGGTCGCCTACTTCCGGATCCGGAATTTCAAGAACGACAACAACGTCTCGCCCTGGGCCACCGAGGCCTGGTACACGCTCAACCAACGGCCCGCCGCCGCAGGACCGGATTTCGTCCCGCTCAATCCTCCGACCGAGCCAACCTCTCCGGTCGCACCGGTGCAGACGATCGTTTACGAAGCGGAGGATGCCACCCGGGTGGGAGTCCGGGTCGGTACGGACAACCTTGGTTTCACCGGGACGGGTTTCGCGGATTATGTGGCGAACAGCGGGGAATATGTCGAATGGACGGTGAACGCGGCCCACGCGGGAGCGCATACGATCTCCTTCCGCTATGCCAACAACGGAACCGGCAACCGGCCTCTCGAAATCCAGACGAACGGCCAGGCGGGGTCCAGGGTGACGCTGCCTTTCAGCCTCACGGGCGGCTGGACCAACTACGTCATGACCCCGCCGCTGGCGGTGACGCTCAACAAGGGCATCAACACCATCCGTGCGACTTCCACCGGGTCGAGTGGTGCGAATGTCGATCACCTCGCGCTCAGCGGTCCTCCCGCGCCGCCGACGAATGCCTGGGTGCTTTTCGACGGCACCACCGCCACCCGCGACGCCCAGTGGAGACGCGATGCGGACGGCACCTCGCCCAACTGGCCGGTGACGAACGGCGCGATGGCGGTGGACTCCGACTCGCTGCCCAACGACATCTCCACCGTGCAACGGTTCAAGGATTTCCGATTGCATGCGGAATGGCTGTCACCCGCCGGAGGAACTGGCCAGGAGGCGGGCAACTCCGGCATCAAGCTCCAGCGGAGTTATGAAATCCAGATTCTCAACACACCCGCAGGAGCCACCTTGGCAAACAACGACGCCGGAGCCCTCTACCTCCAGCGTCCTGCCTCGCAGAACGCGAGCCTCGGTGCCGGGGCCTGGCAAGGGTATGACATCTGGTTCACCGCCGCCCGCTGGAGCGGAGACACCAAGGTGAGCAACGCCCGCGCCACGGTCAGGTGGAACGGCATGCTGGTACACGATGATGTGGAGATTCCCGACAGCACCGGTGCCTCCGCCGCCGAGTCTTCCGGGCTGCATGCCCTCCTGCTCCAGGCGCACTCCTCCGCCGCGATCGGCCGGGTGCAGTTCAGGAACATCTGGGTCATGCCCGCGGACACTTTCGATCAACAGTGGGACGCCTGGCGGACCGACAACGGCATCATCGCGACCGAACCGGACGCGGACAGCGACAACGACGGCATCAGCAACCGTTGGGAATATGCGATGGGTTCGGACCCGAAAACCGCCGGAAGAAAGAAAGGCGCGCATTCGTTGGTTCCGCAGATGGAGATCGTCGAACAGGAGGACGTGCGCTATCTTCAGTTCACCTACCTGCGCCGCATCGACAGCGCCGCGCGGGGCCTCCGGTTCAGCGTGGAGACATCATCGACCCTCGGTGCCGGAAGCTGGACCGCCCGGTCGGCCTCCGAGGTCGCTCCTCCTGTCGCCACCGGGGACGGCATCACTGAAATGTGCACCATCCGCACCGACGTTCCGATCGCCGGGGACGCCACAAGCCTGTTCTGCAGGTTGGGGGTCGAAATGCTCAAATGA
- the moaA gene encoding GTP 3',8-cyclase MoaA codes for MELPTDLLGRGLRDLRISVTDRCNFRCRYCMPVEVFGPGYAFMPREELLTFEEIITLVRALVPLGIGKIRLTGGEPLMRRGLEDLVAMLATVEGVRDIAITTNGVLLAHHAEALALAGLNRVTVSLDALDPVIFAKMNGVGAKVERVLAGISSARAFGLPVKVNAVIQRGVNEGEILPLARWAKSTGVDLRYIEYMDVGESNRWKLDEVVSGDEILSILATEFPLVPRDPAYRGEVAAHWKHAGGAGEVGLIRSVTKPFCRDCQRLRLSADGKIFTCLFAADGHDLRGILRSGMNGDVLREAVRSVWQVRSDRYSEERGRVSRPKAEMSYLGG; via the coding sequence ATGGAACTGCCAACCGATCTACTGGGCCGAGGCTTGCGCGACCTGCGCATTTCGGTGACGGATCGTTGTAATTTCCGCTGCCGCTACTGCATGCCGGTGGAGGTCTTCGGACCGGGATACGCGTTCATGCCGCGTGAGGAACTGCTGACGTTCGAGGAGATCATCACCCTCGTGCGGGCACTCGTTCCCCTGGGCATCGGGAAAATACGGCTGACAGGGGGAGAGCCCCTGATGCGGCGGGGGCTGGAGGATCTTGTCGCCATGCTTGCGACGGTCGAGGGAGTGAGGGACATCGCCATCACCACGAACGGGGTGCTTCTGGCCCACCATGCGGAGGCGCTGGCACTCGCGGGTTTGAACCGGGTGACGGTGAGTCTGGATGCGCTGGATCCTGTGATTTTCGCAAAAATGAATGGCGTCGGAGCGAAGGTGGAGCGCGTGCTCGCGGGAATTTCCTCCGCCCGGGCCTTCGGCCTGCCCGTGAAGGTGAATGCGGTGATCCAGCGGGGCGTGAACGAAGGGGAGATCCTGCCGCTCGCCCGTTGGGCGAAATCGACCGGAGTGGATCTGCGTTATATCGAGTATATGGACGTGGGGGAATCCAACCGTTGGAAACTCGATGAGGTGGTCTCCGGGGATGAAATTCTATCGATTCTCGCAACCGAATTTCCCTTGGTGCCGCGTGATCCCGCGTATCGGGGCGAGGTGGCCGCGCACTGGAAACATGCTGGTGGAGCGGGAGAAGTCGGGTTGATCCGGTCGGTTACCAAACCGTTCTGCCGTGATTGCCAGCGGCTGCGGTTGTCGGCGGACGGGAAAATCTTCACCTGCCTTTTCGCCGCGGACGGACATGACCTGCGCGGTATCCTGCGAAGCGGGATGAACGGGGATGTCTTGCGGGAAGCCGTGCGTTCGGTTTGGCAGGTGCGCTCGGATCGTTATTCGGAAGAGCGTGGGCGTGTATCGCGGCCCAAGGCGGAGATGAGCTATTTGGGAGGCTGA